Part of the Bacillus sp. THAF10 genome is shown below.
CCTTCATAGTTTCACTCCAAGATTATTATACAGAAAAGTCTCACTAATGTAAAAAGGATTAATAACCCTCTTGCTGGCGCTGATGGTTAACTTTATTCTTTTCAAGATAAGCTTGCTCAATTTCCTCCCAATGAAAACCTAGCATTTCTCCTAGCGTGTGGTAGGTATCAAATAGGACGACAAAATTCTCTTCTGTTTGTTCTTTTCGAAAGGATGAGATTTGTTCATACATTAGGTTAAATTGGTCGGAGAGAGAATCACACTGTCTTGCTATTCCAGTAACAAGCTCTTCCTGAAATTGAAAGGTGATTCCGAGCGAGAGAATAAAGTGCACACCATCTACATACTCCTCAAGAATTACCTTCCGCTCTGCAGGAGGCTTTTCACTCCAGAATTTAAAGCAACGAGTTTCGTTGGCAAGCTCCCCTAGCTCCACTAGTAAAGCTAGAATTTTTTTCTCCACTAGTTCCTCTTTTACAAGTCCATGCTTGGTTTCAATTCTCTCATCGAGTTCCTTTTGGAACGTCATTAACAATGAAATATCCATATGTACCGCCTTTTTTATTATTTTTTTCTAAAAAATGAAACCTTTATGTTTGCTTATACGTACATAAGGTATTTTATAATATAACTTTTTATTTTGCGAAGGAGTAAGCAAACATGTTGATGA
Proteins encoded:
- a CDS encoding dUTP diphosphatase; its protein translation is MDISLLMTFQKELDERIETKHGLVKEELVEKKILALLVELGELANETRCFKFWSEKPPAERKVILEEYVDGVHFILSLGITFQFQEELVTGIARQCDSLSDQFNLMYEQISSFRKEQTEENFVVLFDTYHTLGEMLGFHWEEIEQAYLEKNKVNHQRQQEGY